The Fictibacillus arsenicus genome contains a region encoding:
- a CDS encoding bifunctional diguanylate cyclase/phosphodiesterase, protein MFRIEDQTEINTLFNGFLDMMFLMKVVDEGKRFQYAAANDSALKFAGIKRDVIGKFMEEVLDRKLAEELQEVYEQAVFSEESIQFETETFHKGILQTAVTCLTPIHNQQGECTHLLASVKDVTESKSIAEKLERSEEQYRILYAEQKNAESLLIGQKLILEMIAKGCSLKDVFKAISLNFEAAMPQSEVCIHLANERDKRLEYFYSANLSESFIQDIHQIEISSAEESCGRAAFTYKSVILMDIGKELKNDKKKRMALQHGVRACWSNPILSSSNQLLGILAVYFKAPSSPDEKEWGTMEAFSHLAGLAIEQKQKEEALRKSEAKFRAMTENVTDLIVTLDTSGKVKYTSPSYKLIFGAEANLGNSFLTYTHPEDIPAVSDKFRDLLNDKKPLEVQFRYLHADGHYVTIEARAMPVLKESGDIENIVVVARDITERNKHKELIKRMAYQDQLTGLPNRRSFTEEFEGHLRNAENKSQQLGVLFLDLDRFKFINDSLGHSFGDLVLKEVSLRLKLFTRGFGRVYRMSGDEFTIILEDINEEKLKRKMTNLLEIFSEPIFIKDEMIHITASIGVSIFPLDGHDPKALLKNADLAMYRAKEDGKNTYQYYKSALDSNSYERLLMENELHGAIENDELLLHYQPRFSIDRTSIIALEALIRWKHPRWGMISPGEFIPLAEETGLITKIGAWVIRTACRQTKEWMDNGYPPVRIAINLSARQFLQRDLVASIQSVLKETGLPPEFVELEITESTLMKYEETILFSIEQLKKMGVHFALDDFGTGYSSMGYLKKFHIDTLKIDQSFIRGIGTETDDSAIATAIITLAHSLKMNVVAEGVETEEQYNYLKEKNCNEIQGFYTCRPMEAEKIELLIINHMTKVKAIKPITV, encoded by the coding sequence ATGTTTCGGATAGAAGATCAAACAGAGATTAACACATTATTTAATGGATTTCTCGATATGATGTTTTTAATGAAAGTAGTGGATGAAGGAAAGAGATTTCAATATGCAGCAGCAAATGATTCAGCTCTTAAATTTGCAGGCATCAAGAGGGATGTTATTGGCAAGTTTATGGAAGAGGTACTTGATAGGAAACTAGCTGAAGAACTGCAAGAGGTCTATGAACAAGCGGTATTCTCCGAAGAATCGATTCAGTTTGAGACAGAAACGTTCCATAAGGGTATACTGCAAACTGCCGTGACATGCTTAACCCCTATACATAATCAACAAGGCGAGTGCACACATTTATTAGCATCTGTTAAAGACGTTACCGAATCCAAAAGCATCGCAGAAAAACTAGAAAGATCTGAAGAACAATATCGTATCCTTTATGCAGAACAAAAAAATGCAGAATCCTTACTTATCGGCCAAAAATTAATATTAGAGATGATTGCAAAAGGATGCAGCTTGAAGGATGTGTTTAAAGCCATTTCTTTAAATTTTGAAGCAGCTATGCCACAATCAGAAGTTTGTATTCATTTGGCTAATGAGCGGGATAAAAGACTTGAGTATTTCTATTCAGCTAATCTGTCTGAATCATTCATTCAAGATATACATCAGATTGAAATAAGCTCTGCTGAAGAGAGCTGCGGCAGAGCGGCGTTCACATACAAGTCAGTTATTTTAATGGATATAGGGAAGGAATTGAAAAATGATAAAAAGAAACGAATGGCTTTGCAGCATGGAGTAAGAGCCTGCTGGAGCAATCCGATTCTATCATCTTCCAATCAGCTACTTGGAATCTTAGCCGTTTACTTTAAGGCACCTTCTTCCCCTGATGAAAAAGAATGGGGAACAATGGAAGCGTTTTCGCATCTCGCAGGATTAGCGATTGAACAAAAGCAGAAAGAAGAAGCACTTCGAAAAAGTGAAGCTAAATTCAGAGCGATGACTGAAAATGTTACAGACCTAATTGTCACACTTGATACGAGCGGAAAGGTTAAGTATACGTCACCTTCTTATAAGCTTATTTTTGGAGCAGAAGCCAATCTGGGTAACTCTTTTCTGACCTATACACATCCGGAAGATATTCCCGCGGTATCTGATAAATTTCGAGATCTTTTAAATGATAAAAAGCCGTTAGAAGTTCAGTTTCGTTATCTTCATGCAGATGGCCATTACGTTACGATTGAAGCCAGGGCCATGCCAGTGCTGAAAGAATCAGGTGATATTGAGAACATTGTTGTAGTGGCAAGAGATATTACTGAAAGAAATAAACACAAAGAACTTATTAAAAGGATGGCATATCAGGATCAGCTTACAGGCTTGCCAAATCGAAGATCATTCACAGAAGAATTTGAAGGTCACCTACGGAACGCTGAAAATAAAAGTCAGCAGCTGGGAGTCCTGTTTTTAGACTTAGATCGTTTTAAATTTATTAATGACTCACTCGGGCATTCTTTTGGCGACCTCGTCTTAAAAGAAGTTTCTTTAAGATTGAAATTGTTCACTAGAGGTTTTGGCAGAGTGTATCGGATGAGCGGTGATGAATTTACAATCATTCTTGAAGATATAAACGAAGAGAAGCTTAAGAGGAAAATGACTAATCTTCTAGAAATATTTTCGGAACCTATTTTTATTAAGGACGAAATGATACATATTACAGCGAGTATAGGTGTTTCTATATTCCCCCTAGATGGTCACGACCCGAAAGCTTTACTGAAGAATGCAGACCTTGCTATGTACCGAGCGAAAGAAGATGGTAAAAATACGTATCAATATTATAAAAGTGCGCTAGACAGCAACAGTTATGAAAGACTGCTTATGGAGAATGAACTGCACGGAGCCATTGAGAATGATGAACTGCTGCTTCATTATCAGCCAAGGTTTTCTATAGATCGAACATCTATCATTGCTTTGGAAGCCTTAATTCGATGGAAACATCCTCGCTGGGGGATGATCTCTCCTGGGGAATTCATTCCCTTAGCTGAAGAAACAGGGCTGATTACTAAAATAGGAGCATGGGTTATTCGCACTGCCTGCAGACAAACTAAAGAGTGGATGGATAATGGATATCCTCCGGTTAGAATAGCTATAAATCTATCTGCTAGGCAATTTTTGCAAAGAGATCTTGTAGCATCTATTCAATCTGTTCTGAAGGAAACGGGTTTGCCTCCGGAATTCGTAGAGCTTGAGATTACGGAAAGTACATTAATGAAGTATGAAGAAACTATACTTTTCTCCATCGAGCAATTAAAAAAAATGGGTGTGCATTTTGCGCTGGATGATTTCGGGACGGGTTATTCCTCAATGGGGTATTTAAAGAAATTCCATATTGATACATTAAAGATCGATCAATCATTTATAAGAGGAATTGGAACAGAAACAGATGATTCTGCCATTGCTACTGCCATCATCACTTTAGCTCACTCATTAAAAATGAACGTTGTGGCTGAAGGCGTTGAAACAGAAGAACAATATAATTACTTAAAAGAGAAGAACTGCAATGAAATACAAGGATTTTATACGTGCCGGCCGATGGAAGCTGAAAAAATTGAGTTGTTGATTATCAATCATATGACTAAGGTAAAAGCAATCAAACCTATTACGGTTTAA
- a CDS encoding 3'-5' exonuclease, with protein sequence MQYIVYDLEMTNRLSEIIEIGAIRMKVVNGELMHLDTFQSFVQPKMDKLNTRITNLTGITKKDLISAPSYTEAIESFRAWIGLEDYYLCSWGPEDKWALITDSTFHQTDIEWIINHNDLQFHFSMLHDSDKGFRYGLSRALQTLELTYEGSKHRALDDAINTAKILQKIFSNVVFTINPASYMESKLFEPEKLVYKTKAEEEISPFASLSKLFN encoded by the coding sequence ATGCAATATATTGTCTATGATCTGGAAATGACTAACCGATTGTCTGAAATTATTGAGATTGGCGCAATACGAATGAAGGTAGTAAATGGAGAACTAATGCATCTTGATACGTTTCAATCCTTTGTTCAGCCGAAAATGGATAAATTAAATACACGCATAACAAATCTTACAGGTATAACAAAAAAAGATTTAATTTCGGCTCCTTCTTACACTGAAGCCATTGAAAGCTTTCGAGCATGGATAGGCTTAGAAGACTATTATTTATGCTCCTGGGGACCTGAAGATAAATGGGCTCTCATTACAGATTCTACTTTTCACCAGACAGATATTGAATGGATTATTAATCACAATGATCTGCAATTCCATTTCAGTATGCTGCATGATAGTGATAAAGGATTTCGCTACGGATTATCACGGGCCCTTCAAACATTGGAACTAACCTATGAGGGTTCTAAGCATCGGGCGTTAGATGATGCAATTAATACTGCTAAAATCCTTCAAAAGATTTTCAGTAATGTTGTCTTTACAATTAATCCAGCTTCTTACATGGAATCTAAACTCTTCGAACCTGAAAAACTAGTATATAAAACAAAAGCTGAAGAGGAAATCTCTCCATTTGCTTCATTATCAAAGTTATTTAACTAA
- a CDS encoding YjcZ family sporulation protein → MSSRKYCSDSFTLYVVLFVLLIIVGAVSYSGSCCEYSYPCPYPYGYAANAPVSGYWNA, encoded by the coding sequence ATGTCGTCGAGAAAGTACTGTTCTGATAGCTTTACGCTTTATGTGGTACTATTCGTGCTGCTCATTATTGTCGGAGCCGTTTCGTACAGCGGGAGTTGCTGCGAGTATTCGTATCCATGTCCTTACCCATACGGATATGCAGCCAATGCGCCGGTAAGCGGTTATTGGAACGCTTAA
- the nagE gene encoding N-acetylglucosamine-specific PTS transporter subunit IIBC — protein sequence MLGFLQRIGRALMLPIAVLPAAGLLLRFGQDDLLGIPFLAAAGNAIFGHLALIFAIGVAVGLSRDGSGAAGLSGAIGYFVLTEGAKSIAVGTLEFEKFDMSVLGGILAGVIAGLLYNKFYNIKLPEWLSFFGGKRFVPIVTAGTMVLLGLVFGFIWPSIQMGLENVGTWITSAGAIGAGIFGFFNRLLIPLGLHHVLNSFLWFVFGEFTGENGKVTGDLWRFFAEDPKAGFYMAGFFPVMMFGLPAACLAMVHTAKRHRKKAVAGMLGSMALTSFVTGITEPIEFAFMFLSPLLYVVHALLTAVSMSVAVLFDIHHGFTFSAGAIDYFLNIGIAQNGWLLLPIGAVYFALYYAVFRYLIVKLDLKTPGREDEDVITAEAAATGTSTDSKYDTAADAYLSALGGKDNIVQLDNCITRLRLQIKDISKVDEEALKRAGSKGLIKLNNQNIQVVVGAEVEPIADSMREKL from the coding sequence ATGTTGGGATTTTTACAGCGTATTGGCCGTGCACTGATGCTGCCGATTGCCGTTCTTCCGGCAGCGGGGTTGTTATTACGATTTGGCCAAGATGACTTATTAGGTATTCCTTTTTTAGCTGCAGCAGGTAATGCGATTTTTGGACATTTGGCTTTAATTTTTGCGATAGGTGTTGCTGTAGGTTTGTCCAGAGATGGAAGCGGAGCTGCAGGTCTTTCAGGAGCAATTGGCTATTTTGTATTGACAGAAGGTGCTAAATCGATCGCAGTAGGGACATTAGAATTCGAAAAGTTCGATATGTCTGTTCTGGGGGGGATTTTAGCAGGTGTCATCGCAGGGCTCTTATACAATAAGTTCTATAATATAAAATTGCCGGAATGGTTATCTTTCTTTGGCGGAAAACGATTTGTGCCAATTGTAACCGCAGGAACGATGGTTCTTCTTGGATTGGTTTTTGGATTCATCTGGCCATCTATTCAAATGGGGCTAGAAAATGTCGGAACATGGATTACAAGTGCTGGAGCAATTGGTGCAGGAATATTTGGTTTCTTCAACCGTCTATTAATCCCATTAGGTCTTCATCACGTATTAAATAGTTTCTTATGGTTTGTATTTGGTGAATTCACTGGTGAGAATGGCAAGGTCACAGGAGACCTTTGGAGATTCTTTGCAGAAGATCCTAAAGCAGGATTCTATATGGCAGGATTCTTCCCGGTTATGATGTTCGGCTTGCCAGCTGCTTGTTTAGCTATGGTTCATACAGCGAAAAGGCATCGTAAAAAAGCGGTTGCTGGGATGCTGGGCAGTATGGCACTGACGTCATTTGTAACGGGAATTACTGAGCCTATAGAATTTGCATTTATGTTTTTATCACCTTTGCTTTATGTAGTTCATGCACTTTTAACAGCAGTTTCTATGTCAGTTGCAGTATTGTTTGATATCCACCATGGCTTTACATTTTCGGCGGGGGCAATTGATTATTTCCTCAATATTGGAATCGCTCAAAATGGATGGCTGCTGCTGCCAATAGGTGCAGTATATTTTGCTCTATATTATGCCGTTTTCCGTTATTTAATCGTAAAGCTAGATTTAAAGACGCCTGGAAGAGAAGATGAAGATGTGATAACAGCAGAAGCAGCTGCAACAGGTACATCAACCGATTCAAAATATGATACGGCAGCTGATGCATATCTTTCAGCTCTAGGCGGTAAGGATAACATCGTTCAGCTTGATAACTGCATTACAAGATTACGTTTGCAAATCAAGGATATTAGCAAAGTGGATGAAGAAGCACTCAAAAGAGCTGGATCAAAAGGTTTAATAAAACTTAATAATCAAAACATCCAAGTAGTAGTGGGAGCAGAAGTTGAGCCAATTGCAGACAGTATGAGAGAAAAGCTGTAA
- the murQ gene encoding N-acetylmuramic acid 6-phosphate etherase has translation MDLTKLATEKRNPDTINIDELSTLEVVKKIHEADLGVASCITPVLSKIGTVAEKVVEAFENGGRLIYIGAGTSGRLGVLDASECPPTYGTDPNLVVGIIAGGDYALQHAIEGAEDDSELGKKDLQKANVTKKDVVVAIAASGRTPYCLGAMEYAKAQGAFTAAVVCSLNSPMEKAADTSITVVTGPEVVTGSTRMKAGTAQKLVLNMISTTSMIKWGKVYSNLMVDVQPTNAKLKQRARNIIMEAVGVSEKEAEQALKEQNGNTKAAIFQLVTGVSPDEAITHLEQHNGRLKEAIKNYT, from the coding sequence ATGGATTTAACAAAATTGGCTACAGAAAAAAGAAACCCAGACACAATAAATATTGATGAACTTTCAACTTTAGAAGTGGTCAAAAAAATACACGAAGCAGATCTTGGCGTAGCCAGCTGTATCACCCCGGTATTATCTAAAATTGGCACGGTAGCAGAAAAAGTGGTCGAGGCTTTTGAAAATGGTGGCCGGCTGATCTATATAGGCGCAGGTACGAGCGGAAGACTTGGTGTATTAGATGCATCAGAATGTCCGCCGACATATGGAACCGATCCAAATTTGGTAGTTGGTATTATCGCAGGAGGAGATTATGCCCTTCAGCATGCTATCGAAGGAGCAGAAGACGATTCCGAGCTTGGTAAGAAAGATTTACAAAAAGCAAATGTAACTAAAAAAGATGTTGTTGTTGCGATAGCCGCATCAGGAAGAACTCCTTATTGTCTTGGTGCGATGGAATATGCGAAGGCTCAAGGAGCGTTCACAGCTGCTGTGGTTTGTTCTCTAAATTCACCTATGGAAAAAGCTGCAGATACGAGCATTACGGTTGTGACAGGACCTGAGGTGGTTACAGGTTCAACTCGCATGAAGGCAGGGACTGCACAAAAACTAGTACTTAATATGATCAGTACAACAAGTATGATCAAATGGGGAAAAGTGTACAGCAACCTAATGGTTGATGTTCAGCCTACTAACGCAAAGCTGAAACAGCGTGCCAGAAATATCATTATGGAGGCAGTTGGGGTATCAGAAAAGGAAGCAGAACAAGCTTTAAAAGAACAGAATGGAAACACGAAGGCAGCTATCTTTCAGCTTGTAACTGGAGTTTCACCAGATGAAGCAATAACACATCTGGAACAGCATAATGGAAGATTAAAAGAAGCGATCAAAAACTACACTTAA
- a CDS encoding DUF871 domain-containing protein has product MCYGISIYLSEPDSLNKDWIQKAAKNGFQYIFTSLHIPEEEGFSFVEKVKWLGETAQDVHMEVMADVSPASLERLGLKFEELPLLKDWGISGVRMDYGFTAKQIAWLSHSLKIGLNASTVDEAQLSDLLDEGLLPNQSEAWHNFYPKPFTGISKQALKDRNALFHRFGIRTMGFVPGDDRLRGPLHEGLPTIEDHRHISPLDAALELRELGTDKICIGDPNLSEETAKGFSYLADGTVPIYASFNKGYEHFWNSTHTNRMDPAQYVIRSVESRGMVAVYEPDPSSAYTFERGLITVDNKLYGRYSGELQICLETLPASPKVNIAGYVRKESESLLKWIGSGQKYIFLD; this is encoded by the coding sequence TTGTGTTATGGTATATCCATTTATTTAAGTGAACCTGATTCTCTAAATAAAGACTGGATTCAGAAGGCGGCTAAAAATGGTTTTCAGTACATTTTTACCTCTCTTCATATTCCAGAAGAAGAGGGATTCTCTTTTGTTGAAAAAGTTAAATGGCTGGGCGAAACAGCACAGGATGTTCATATGGAAGTTATGGCTGATGTTTCGCCAGCTTCACTTGAGCGGCTGGGTCTTAAGTTTGAGGAGCTTCCGCTGTTAAAAGATTGGGGTATATCTGGAGTGAGAATGGACTATGGGTTCACAGCTAAGCAGATTGCTTGGCTGTCCCATTCTCTAAAAATCGGATTGAACGCTAGTACTGTGGATGAAGCTCAGCTGTCAGATCTTCTGGATGAAGGGCTTTTGCCAAATCAATCAGAAGCATGGCATAACTTTTATCCGAAACCGTTCACCGGCATTTCTAAGCAAGCATTAAAAGATCGAAATGCATTGTTTCATCGTTTTGGAATAAGAACGATGGGATTTGTTCCCGGAGACGATCGATTAAGAGGACCTTTACATGAAGGTCTTCCAACGATTGAGGATCATAGACATATCTCACCTTTAGATGCAGCTTTAGAACTTCGTGAACTTGGTACCGATAAGATTTGCATCGGTGATCCTAATCTCTCAGAAGAGACCGCAAAAGGATTTAGCTATTTAGCTGATGGTACAGTACCGATTTATGCTTCTTTTAATAAGGGGTATGAGCATTTTTGGAACAGCACCCACACGAATAGGATGGATCCTGCTCAATATGTTATACGATCTGTAGAATCGAGGGGTATGGTCGCTGTCTATGAGCCTGATCCTTCATCCGCTTATACGTTCGAGAGAGGCTTGATTACAGTGGATAATAAGCTGTATGGAAGATATTCAGGCGAACTTCAAATTTGTTTAGAGACTCTTCCGGCTAGTCCAAAAGTGAATATAGCCGGATACGTAAGAAAGGAAAGCGAGTCACTATTGAAATGGATCGGAAGCGGACAAAAGTATATTTTCTTAGATTAG